One uncultured Alphaproteobacteria bacterium genomic region harbors:
- the ybaO gene encoding putative DNA-binding transcriptional regulator with homology to Lrp (Evidence 3 : Function proposed based on presence of conserved amino acid motif, structural feature or limited homology; PubMedId : 10850996, 7904973; Product type pr : putative regulator): protein MLFSYFRRGRCIIDAIDRKILALLQEDATLAVAEIGARVGLSATPCWRRIQKLEADGVIRKRVALLDPERLNLGVTVFIAVRTNHHSQEWLKRFQGAVDGIPEIVSFYRMSGEIDYLLRAVVPDIAAYDSVYKRLIERIELADVTSMFAMETIKSTTVLPVNYAK, encoded by the coding sequence ATGCTGTTTTCTTATTTCCGACGTGGAAGGTGCATCATCGACGCGATCGACAGGAAGATTCTCGCGTTGCTGCAGGAGGACGCCACGCTCGCGGTGGCGGAGATCGGCGCGCGCGTCGGCCTTTCGGCGACGCCGTGCTGGCGGCGAATCCAGAAGCTCGAAGCCGACGGCGTGATCCGCAAACGGGTGGCGTTGCTGGATCCCGAGAGGCTCAATCTCGGCGTCACCGTGTTCATCGCGGTGCGGACCAACCACCATTCGCAGGAGTGGCTGAAGCGCTTTCAGGGCGCGGTCGACGGGATTCCCGAAATCGTCTCGTTCTACCGCATGAGCGGCGAGATCGACTATCTCCTGCGCGCGGTGGTGCCGGACATCGCCGCCTACGACAGCGTCTACAAGCGCCTGATCGAGCGCATCGAACTCGCCGACGTCACCTCGATGTTCGCGATGGAGACGATCAAGTCGACCACGGTGTTGCCGGTGAACTACGCGAAATGA